In the Rhizobium sp. N324 genome, one interval contains:
- a CDS encoding SDR family oxidoreductase, protein MIGASNPVGLCLARSFIEKGYRVAVGDANPADFASLAEGQGNNFLPVKVNPNRDVYVNSMADQVYLRWRRVDVLVNIVFRRNETTQTVTGSLSSANLGLDAVSNLIRVTGAFSSRLQGAELAVVDVAWFEETTSLEAEAVLQAALRTTTSAIARQYFGSGLRINAVHASDVNSTSSSENDVLRTMIHAVQFLANSELSGKLTGNVLEIDPRCR, encoded by the coding sequence TTGATAGGCGCGTCAAATCCTGTTGGTCTTTGTTTGGCGCGCTCATTTATAGAAAAAGGCTATCGGGTCGCCGTAGGCGACGCCAATCCCGCCGACTTCGCCTCCCTGGCTGAAGGCCAGGGAAACAATTTTTTACCGGTCAAAGTCAACCCGAACAGAGACGTTTACGTCAACTCAATGGCTGACCAGGTGTATTTGCGCTGGAGACGGGTCGACGTTCTGGTGAACATAGTTTTCCGCAGAAATGAAACAACCCAAACTGTAACGGGATCGCTATCCAGCGCGAATCTGGGGCTTGATGCCGTATCCAATCTAATCAGAGTTACAGGTGCCTTTAGCTCTCGACTTCAGGGCGCGGAGCTTGCCGTAGTGGACGTCGCATGGTTCGAAGAGACGACCTCGCTGGAAGCAGAAGCCGTCCTTCAAGCGGCGCTGCGCACTACTACCTCCGCAATTGCTAGGCAATATTTCGGTTCCGGGCTGAGGATAAATGCTGTACACGCCAGCGATGTGAATTCTACGTCTTCAAGCGAAAATGACGTGCTTCGAACAATGATCCACGCCGTGCAATTCCTGGCGAATTCGGAACTGTCCGGAAAGCTGACAGGGAACGTGCTGGAGATCGATCCTCGGTGCAGATAG
- a CDS encoding methyl-accepting chemotaxis protein, translating into MFVDRLLSTFTIRAKVLLVLVPLILILAAVGGVGLKATGLLQSRLRLSNEVLQTLSGFRSVAESMNRFLAQSSTEYRDEALTSLNGQSATMQSLQEAAAGSGSDTGALENSVSAMSVISGSIGRMWSLHNDEESVRSDIVSNLSKIKEVGGALKLAAVDVRSQVRNQENSGKTMLREATRSLDTASVMQHMAEDLVSLPDGAKQPPTVAQQGLVIKKSLKTVKRVVSTADEQAVTKIERTIAKLIANPEFVDPSTRLAGSDLQSFATNLRVDAIQHMIEGTNAIRALDKALTDSEMLVATATTIGQDADSIEIEINNLFRTANAENQQRLVEQLTKLARDTVAVGGVASSISGFDKMQEDLFAQVDSIQENTEKLVKIAEARQAQYSEADKTGQEIWKNLVTFAATQENDARNESNLARLLSTIATVSGVLVALAAGAGLMATLRAPIERIAKRMQELAKGDLRSQIVGRDRRDEIGEMARALEVFRENAVSKMDIETRTEADRKTVEQERMDRERERAQMEEEVATAVTILGEALSRLARGDISQEIDRQFHPNLEPLRRDFNHSLSILRETVSHIDENTNQIQWGTSELFKASDDLSRRTELQAASLEEAAAAVEQVTVTVRKSSENAYETQAFVSVVKEHAEGAATIVTDAINAMGRIEDASHKIGQIIGLIDTIAFQTNLLALNAGVEAARAGDAGKGFAVVAQEVRELAQKSSAAAREIRHLISESSSEVAIGSDYVGKAGEALHNITASILKISDRIDQIVNSSREQAASLAEINNNVNVLDQGTQQNAAMAEQTNAAAKTLSDQTNELSERLASFKLTEDKATRRVRLVA; encoded by the coding sequence ATGTTCGTCGATCGCCTGTTGTCCACCTTTACCATAAGAGCAAAGGTGTTATTGGTACTTGTACCCTTGATCCTGATATTGGCGGCAGTTGGTGGGGTCGGCTTAAAAGCAACTGGCTTGCTTCAGTCTCGTCTTCGGCTTTCAAATGAGGTTCTTCAGACCTTGAGCGGGTTTCGAAGTGTCGCGGAAAGCATGAACCGCTTTTTGGCGCAAAGCTCAACGGAGTACCGAGATGAGGCGCTGACAAGTTTAAACGGGCAGAGTGCAACCATGCAGTCGCTCCAGGAAGCGGCGGCAGGTAGCGGGAGCGATACTGGTGCGCTCGAAAACAGTGTATCGGCAATGTCCGTTATCTCGGGCAGCATCGGCCGCATGTGGTCTTTGCATAATGACGAGGAATCCGTTCGCAGCGACATTGTTTCCAACTTGTCGAAGATCAAGGAGGTCGGAGGCGCCCTTAAATTGGCTGCGGTTGATGTGCGCTCACAAGTACGCAATCAGGAGAACTCCGGGAAAACCATGCTCCGGGAGGCTACCCGCTCACTCGATACGGCATCAGTTATGCAACACATGGCGGAAGACTTGGTGAGCTTGCCGGACGGAGCGAAGCAGCCTCCGACTGTCGCCCAGCAAGGGCTTGTGATCAAAAAGTCGCTAAAAACAGTTAAGCGGGTAGTCTCGACTGCTGACGAGCAGGCCGTTACTAAAATAGAGAGGACTATCGCCAAGCTAATCGCCAACCCCGAATTTGTCGACCCTTCCACACGGCTTGCCGGCTCTGACCTACAGAGCTTTGCGACGAACCTGCGAGTGGATGCGATCCAGCACATGATTGAAGGAACAAATGCGATCCGGGCGTTGGATAAAGCGTTGACGGATTCCGAAATGCTTGTTGCGACGGCGACAACGATCGGCCAGGACGCCGATTCGATCGAAATCGAAATCAATAACCTGTTCCGTACAGCCAACGCAGAGAATCAGCAGCGCCTCGTTGAGCAACTTACAAAATTGGCGCGTGACACCGTGGCAGTTGGAGGCGTTGCCAGCTCGATATCTGGCTTCGATAAAATGCAGGAAGATCTATTCGCCCAGGTGGATTCTATCCAAGAGAACACAGAGAAGCTGGTCAAGATAGCGGAAGCCCGCCAAGCGCAATATTCTGAGGCGGACAAAACCGGCCAGGAGATCTGGAAAAACCTCGTAACCTTTGCAGCAACTCAGGAAAACGATGCTCGCAATGAAAGCAATCTTGCCCGCTTGCTGTCAACTATCGCCACAGTGTCCGGCGTCTTGGTAGCCTTGGCGGCTGGCGCCGGCCTGATGGCGACACTTCGCGCCCCGATCGAACGGATCGCGAAGCGCATGCAAGAGCTGGCAAAGGGCGATCTTCGATCGCAGATTGTCGGGCGTGACCGGAGAGACGAAATAGGTGAAATGGCTCGCGCACTCGAGGTTTTCCGTGAAAATGCTGTCTCGAAGATGGACATCGAGACACGAACGGAAGCCGATAGGAAAACCGTTGAACAGGAGCGGATGGATCGTGAACGCGAACGCGCTCAGATGGAGGAGGAGGTCGCAACTGCCGTCACCATTCTAGGAGAGGCGTTATCTCGATTGGCGCGTGGCGACATCTCTCAAGAAATTGACCGCCAATTCCATCCCAATCTTGAGCCGCTGAGGCGCGATTTCAATCACTCGCTTTCGATCCTGAGAGAGACAGTGTCTCATATCGACGAGAATACCAATCAAATTCAATGGGGAACCAGCGAGCTTTTCAAAGCCTCAGATGATCTGTCGCGGCGAACTGAATTGCAAGCCGCCTCACTGGAGGAGGCTGCGGCCGCCGTCGAACAGGTGACGGTCACGGTCAGAAAATCATCCGAGAATGCCTATGAAACCCAGGCTTTCGTGTCTGTTGTTAAAGAACACGCCGAGGGTGCGGCAACCATTGTGACCGATGCGATCAACGCAATGGGCAGAATAGAAGACGCGTCCCACAAGATCGGCCAAATCATTGGTTTGATCGATACGATTGCGTTCCAGACGAATCTTTTGGCACTAAATGCTGGTGTCGAGGCGGCTCGTGCTGGAGATGCCGGAAAGGGTTTTGCAGTCGTAGCCCAGGAAGTGCGCGAACTTGCCCAGAAATCATCAGCTGCAGCCCGCGAGATTCGCCACCTGATTTCGGAATCCTCTTCGGAGGTGGCGATCGGCTCAGATTACGTGGGGAAAGCAGGTGAGGCGTTGCACAACATAACGGCGTCGATCTTGAAGATTTCCGATCGGATTGATCAAATCGTCAATTCGAGCCGCGAGCAAGCGGCGTCCCTCGCCGAGATCAACAATAACGTCAATGTACTTGACCAGGGAACACAACAAAACGCTGCCATGGCCGAGCAGACAAATGCCGCGGCAAAGACTCTCTCGGATCAGACTAACGAACTCAGCGAGCGGCTCGCTTCATTCAAATTGACCGAAGATAAGGCGACGCGTCGGGTTAGGTTAGTGGCGTAA
- a CDS encoding ABC transporter substrate-binding protein, with protein MLRDTRGIKSVRIREITRAIILITGLVIPSVAAAGGLTELPREERKTYELLDPKLPTGESVFRTFKAQRAPPWKIGYASTYADNSWRASILDEFTNKIVPAFKKAGLVSEFIVTQSNLEDAVQIRQMRQMVDDGVDAIIICCSNLTALNPTIEYAYSKGVPVFSYSGYVTSPFAVNATENNMQGGFEAAKWLAEEIEGSGNVLLVSGISGFASSDSFDVGAKKALEYYPEIKIVGHVEGKWTDKVAQAEVQKFLAANPGRIDGIIVQSGAENGVINAVRQSGRDMIPIVLGGEASAACYWRRNPDFVSKSFHFWPPRSEAGFVWDVMMRTLEGQGPKIQTILRPAIPSTIEDVMADLPADCDPNSEDWIEPKNTAWWSASAAAKYFDNPADPLSWKPAD; from the coding sequence ATGCTCAGAGACACGAGAGGTATCAAATCCGTGCGCATACGTGAAATTACAAGAGCCATTATTCTAATCACCGGCTTGGTGATCCCTTCTGTAGCGGCCGCCGGTGGCCTTACGGAATTGCCGCGGGAGGAACGAAAAACCTACGAGTTGCTCGATCCAAAGTTGCCTACAGGTGAATCTGTCTTCCGCACGTTTAAGGCACAGCGAGCACCGCCGTGGAAAATTGGGTACGCATCGACATATGCTGACAATTCTTGGCGTGCGAGTATTCTTGATGAGTTCACAAACAAGATTGTTCCAGCTTTCAAGAAAGCGGGGCTGGTCTCCGAGTTCATCGTCACCCAGTCAAATCTTGAAGACGCTGTCCAGATCAGGCAGATGCGGCAGATGGTAGACGACGGCGTTGATGCAATTATTATCTGCTGTTCGAACCTCACGGCGCTTAATCCTACGATAGAGTATGCGTATTCAAAAGGAGTGCCTGTGTTCTCGTACTCTGGTTACGTAACATCGCCGTTCGCCGTCAACGCAACTGAGAACAACATGCAAGGCGGGTTTGAGGCGGCGAAGTGGCTCGCTGAAGAAATCGAAGGAAGTGGCAATGTGCTTCTCGTTTCGGGGATCTCCGGCTTTGCCTCCTCGGACAGCTTTGACGTCGGCGCAAAGAAGGCTCTGGAGTATTATCCCGAGATAAAGATCGTAGGTCATGTCGAAGGGAAGTGGACAGACAAGGTCGCGCAGGCCGAGGTGCAAAAATTCCTTGCAGCGAATCCCGGTCGAATTGATGGTATTATCGTTCAGTCGGGAGCTGAGAATGGTGTTATCAACGCGGTGCGCCAGTCCGGGCGCGACATGATCCCAATCGTTCTAGGAGGCGAAGCTTCGGCAGCCTGTTACTGGCGACGGAACCCCGACTTCGTAAGCAAGAGTTTTCATTTCTGGCCGCCGCGCTCTGAGGCGGGTTTCGTATGGGACGTAATGATGCGAACTCTTGAGGGACAGGGCCCCAAAATTCAGACAATCCTGCGGCCAGCAATTCCCAGTACCATAGAGGATGTAATGGCGGATTTGCCAGCTGATTGCGATCCTAACTCTGAGGATTGGATCGAGCCGAAGAATACAGCTTGGTGGTCTGCCAGCGCTGCTGCTAAATATTTCGATAACCCAGCGGATCCGCTCTCCTGGAAGCCGGCCGATTGA
- a CDS encoding sensor domain-containing protein encodes MNSTLQPLWQRSFFQKRRNRRRDEALHHDTSADRGALLEALIGVLPLPIFFKDLHGRYVGCNKVFEDLLGRSRDEIIGNTDFDLSSTQLAEIYSIEEKGLLERGGAQVSERKIALANGAILDVVCNKAVFRGHDDEPAGLIGVIIDITEHKLAEQELKNALELAQGIVTAIPDVLFEVDEDGRYLQVWTRNPELLAQQREMLLGRTVDQVLAPDQAAIAMEALRTASSEGVAYGRCISVSLPNGETRWFELSVARRPSADPDAATTLLAFSRDVTERRQAEDAINSVRTQLLSVLQTIPDMVWVKNVDGVHLLCNHAFERLTGKSEAEVVGKTDLELFGAERAHISGKSDEATIEAGGILIDENWVVSPENGQSILLETRKLAVLGAGGEVTGVLGVSRDVTELNASREKIRQMAFYDPVTSLPNRLLFNERLQKVVSDASSQRRRTGVMLIDIDHFKVVNDTMGHPVGDQLLCQVATRLKKSVRDLDTVARLGGDEFAILLPEIQTTDDLDWVACSILERFKESFLLDGKEVYVSCSVGIAISPDDSTDVNDLVKYADSAMYLAKRSGRNSFRFYSKDLTVGVEERMQLESELRRAIEREELELHYQPKVLLDSGVMIGSEALLRWPHPEMGMIPPVRFIPVAEDTGLIVELGRWVLREACKTAKELNADCHHLHKIAVNLSGKQFQCSRLVNEIAAILGETGCRAEWIEIEITESLLLDRKGETLQTLLKLRQMGFSIAIDDFGTGYSALNYLARFPIDTLKIDRSFINSSDKRNEELVKAILSIAQCLGQDVVAEGVETAEQAAFLAANGCGSAQGFFYSKALPKMELIALWMRASATGFVSDRYAASR; translated from the coding sequence ATGAATTCGACTTTACAACCGCTTTGGCAACGCTCCTTTTTTCAGAAAAGGCGCAATCGCCGGAGAGACGAAGCGCTGCATCATGATACCTCAGCCGACCGAGGAGCGCTGCTTGAAGCATTGATCGGCGTGTTGCCCCTCCCAATTTTCTTCAAAGATCTGCACGGTCGCTATGTCGGTTGCAACAAGGTTTTCGAAGATCTCCTCGGTCGCTCGCGCGACGAGATCATCGGGAATACAGATTTTGATCTCAGTTCAACGCAACTGGCGGAAATTTATTCTATTGAAGAGAAAGGCCTTCTTGAAAGGGGTGGAGCCCAAGTCTCCGAGCGTAAGATCGCTCTCGCAAACGGCGCCATCCTGGATGTTGTCTGCAACAAGGCAGTTTTCAGAGGTCACGACGACGAGCCCGCGGGTCTGATTGGCGTTATCATCGACATAACCGAACACAAGTTGGCGGAGCAGGAACTCAAAAACGCTCTCGAACTAGCCCAAGGGATCGTCACCGCTATTCCAGACGTTCTGTTTGAGGTCGACGAGGATGGGCGATATCTTCAGGTCTGGACCAGAAATCCCGAACTACTAGCCCAGCAGCGGGAAATGCTACTGGGTAGGACGGTCGACCAAGTTCTTGCGCCTGATCAAGCGGCTATTGCAATGGAGGCGCTTCGAACTGCAAGCAGTGAAGGAGTTGCCTACGGTCGATGCATTAGCGTATCCTTGCCAAACGGCGAGACCCGATGGTTCGAGTTGTCGGTGGCTAGACGACCAAGCGCCGATCCTGACGCCGCCACCACGCTCCTGGCATTTTCGCGTGATGTCACGGAACGAAGGCAGGCGGAAGACGCCATCAACTCCGTGCGGACGCAATTGCTAAGTGTGCTGCAAACCATTCCTGACATGGTTTGGGTAAAGAATGTCGATGGCGTACACCTGTTGTGCAATCATGCATTTGAGCGGCTGACCGGGAAATCGGAGGCGGAGGTCGTTGGAAAAACGGACCTTGAATTGTTCGGGGCTGAGAGAGCTCACATTTCCGGAAAATCTGATGAGGCCACGATCGAAGCCGGTGGCATACTTATCGACGAGAATTGGGTGGTTTCCCCGGAGAACGGTCAGTCCATTCTTCTCGAAACACGTAAACTTGCGGTCCTCGGCGCCGGGGGAGAGGTTACAGGAGTCCTCGGGGTCTCTCGCGATGTCACGGAACTGAACGCCTCGCGGGAAAAAATCAGGCAAATGGCCTTTTACGATCCGGTGACTTCTTTGCCGAACCGCTTGCTGTTTAACGAGCGATTGCAAAAGGTCGTCAGTGACGCGTCGTCTCAACGTCGGCGGACAGGGGTAATGCTGATTGACATCGACCATTTCAAAGTCGTGAACGATACGATGGGTCACCCTGTGGGTGATCAACTACTCTGCCAGGTCGCTACCCGGCTTAAGAAATCTGTCCGCGATCTCGACACGGTTGCGCGTCTCGGCGGCGACGAGTTCGCGATTCTGTTGCCGGAAATCCAGACAACCGACGATCTCGATTGGGTTGCGTGCTCGATCCTCGAGAGATTCAAGGAATCTTTCCTATTGGATGGCAAGGAAGTCTACGTGTCATGCAGTGTAGGCATCGCGATCTCGCCCGACGACAGCACAGATGTCAACGATCTGGTGAAATACGCCGACTCTGCGATGTATCTTGCCAAACGCTCGGGGAGAAACAGTTTTCGCTTTTATTCGAAGGATTTGACTGTGGGCGTGGAGGAGCGCATGCAGTTGGAATCTGAATTGCGCCGCGCTATCGAGCGCGAAGAATTGGAGCTGCACTACCAGCCCAAGGTGCTTCTGGACAGCGGCGTTATGATAGGATCGGAAGCGTTGTTGAGATGGCCTCATCCCGAGATGGGCATGATTCCGCCGGTTCGATTCATTCCGGTCGCTGAGGATACCGGGCTGATCGTTGAACTCGGGCGATGGGTGCTGCGTGAAGCGTGCAAGACGGCGAAGGAGCTGAACGCCGATTGCCACCACCTGCACAAGATTGCAGTCAACCTTTCGGGTAAGCAATTCCAATGCTCACGGTTGGTAAACGAGATCGCTGCAATCCTCGGTGAAACCGGTTGCCGCGCGGAATGGATCGAAATCGAAATCACGGAGAGTCTGCTTCTCGATCGGAAGGGCGAGACCCTGCAGACGCTTCTTAAGCTGCGTCAAATGGGATTTTCGATTGCTATCGATGATTTTGGCACCGGTTACTCGGCGCTCAACTATCTAGCCCGCTTCCCGATCGACACGCTGAAGATCGATCGGTCATTCATAAATAGCTCGGACAAAAGGAACGAAGAATTGGTCAAAGCGATTCTGTCCATTGCACAATGTCTTGGACAGGACGTGGTGGCGGAAGGTGTTGAGACCGCCGAGCAGGCAGCATTTCTCGCAGCGAACGGATGCGGTTCGGCGCAAGGCTTCTTTTACAGCAAGGCCCTGCCGAAGATGGAATTGATCGCTCTTTGGATGCGCGCGTCCGCCACCGGCTTCGTTTCAGATCGTTACGCCGCTTCGCGATGA